The proteins below are encoded in one region of Kazachstania africana CBS 2517 chromosome 6, complete genome:
- the CUL3 gene encoding cullin CUL3 (similar to Saccharomyces cerevisiae CUL3 (YGR003W); ancestral locus Anc_4.138), whose amino-acid sequence MLSRGPNALHKRGKIRIPTKQGFTVENYDAALEIIDDAFEKIYANNTEEISFEKTYHVVYNLVIYKRSDDLYNHLKELFTSKLTELKDSQFSDLNQDWEILQKVAEFWKIQRENFNLVADLMIYLDRVYCKSNRLPEIVDLALHVFRDIILHPLKEDVNKAISVTINQVRQTPSYGNSKFEVLKELISMLETISDKDDTFFETYFEDYFINETKNYYDNTISAINLPAPDLFAKIKDLIASEYSLDLNFLNPDTCTKIKTSIEEFLISEKFDVIFVPLIETTLKSCNKQLLFEVYSLINETSYRSRLLEIMDTIVFNTIRGIKIEESSKKRVQVASEWVSQVIDFYLKYQDLIDFVQIEDNENVDNDDAANESDLPSRLPSSHFLDTIFSRYINTNKNQAIQFICFYLDSYLRMTQNKEDLEKAKNNLQDCTKLFKLLREKDAFENTYTQLLSKRLIQQRSALHMERFMVKQIKDNMGSFFTSKMEGMLRDMSTSIVLSKSFYKNFVNDKEKIEFVPQVLTMTSWPFENINELIDENDVILPPRLEELKQNFEVTYSKKYGERVLKWAHTLGLVEIGFQFDKTYHELVMSTHAAAIFLMFEDSDEVTLDMLHEKTGIAEQELKRHLLSMVLAPRSKILRKVPNTRTISPIDRFYINYNFTAPVRKIKVQVVSGNILSSRDSNTAQTPNNSINSNEALERQRNVQTNAVLVRIMKSKRTSSFEELQDAATNALASKFTLPESTLKRSLNYLIEKEYIQRDSDDNNTYHYIP is encoded by the coding sequence AGATCTACGCTAATAACACAGAAGAAATATCCTTCGAGAAGACATACCATGTTGTTTATAATTTGGTAATTTATAAACGGTCGGATGATTTGTACAATCACTTAAAGGAGCTCTTTACTTCCAAATTAACCGAGCTGAAAGATAGTCAATTCAGTGACCTGAATCAAGATTGGGAGATATTACAGAAAGTGGCagaattttggaaaattcagAGGGAAAACTTCAATTTAGTTGCagatttaatgatttatttgGACAGAGTGTACTGCAAGAGCAACAGGTTACCAGAAATTGTAGATTTAGCTTTGCACGTCTTTAGAGACATTATACTCCATCCGTTGAAAGAAGACGTTAATAAAGCGATATCTGTGACGATAAATCAAGTACGTCAGACGCCATCTTATGGTAATAGCAAGTTTGAAGTTCTGAAGGAGTTAATATCGATGTTAGAAACTATCTCAGATAAAGATGatactttttttgaaacatatTTCGAAGAttatttcatcaatgaGACAAAGAATTATTATGATAATACAATCAGCGCAATAAATCTTCCAGCACCAGACTTATTCGCAAAGATCAAGGACCTCATTGCTTCCGAATACTCCTtagatttgaatttcttaaatCCTGACACTTGTACTAAGATAAAGACGtccattgaagaatttttgatatcagAAAAATTCGATGTTATATTTGTTCCATTAATCGAGACAACTTTAAAATCATGCAATAAACAGCTGTTATTCGAAGTGTATAGTCTAATTAATGAGACTTCATACAGATCCAGACTTTTGGAAATTATGGATACTATCGTGTTCAATACAATACGAGGGATCAAAATAGAAGAGTCATCTAAAAAGCGCGTACAGGTTGCCTCTGAGTGGGTTTCTCAAGTTATCGACTTctatttaaaatatcaagatttaattgattttgtcCAGATTGAAGATAACGAAAATGTAGATAACGATGACGCTGCGAATGAGAGCGATTTGCCCTCTAGGTTACCTTCTTCACATTTCTTAGATAcgatattttcaagataCATCAACACCAACAAGAACCAAGCGATACAATTCATATGTTTTTACCTCGATTCATATCTTAGAATGACACAGAATAAAGAAGACTTAGAGAAAGCCAAGAATAATTTGCAAGACTGTACAAAATTGTTCAAACTGTTGAGAGAAAAGGATGCATTTGAAAATACATATACACAATTGCTTTCAAAGAGATTAATACAACAGAGGTCAGCATTACACATGGAAAGATTTATGGTGAAACAAATAAAGGATAATATGGGATCTTTTTTCACCTCAAAGATGGAGGGAATGCTTAGAGATATGTCTACCTCAATTGTCTTATCGAAGAGCTTTTACAAGAACTTTGttaatgataaagaaaagatagaATTCGTACCACAGGTGTTGACAATGACATCATGgccatttgaaaatattaatgaattaataGATGAGAATGATGTCATTTTACCACCGCGcttagaagaattgaaacaaaatttcGAGGTTACGTACTCAAAGAAATACGGTGAAAGAGTTTTAAAATGGGCACACACTTTGGGCTTAGTAGAGATCGGgtttcaatttgataagaCATATCATGAACTAGTGATGTCAACTCATGCTGCAGCTATCTTCCTCATGTTCGAAGACAGCGATGAAGTAACACTAGACATGTTGCACGAAAAGACAGGAATAGCAGAACAAGAATTGAAACGCCATTTATTATCAATGGTACTTGCACCAAGATCGAAAATTCTCAGGAAAGTCCCCAATACTAGAACCATAAGTCCAATAGATAGATTTTACATTAACTACAACTTCACAGCTCCAGTTAGAAAAATCAAGGTACAGGTTGTAAGTGGGAATATCCTGTCCTCCCGGGACTCTAATACTGCTCAGACTCCCAACAATAGCATAAATAGCAACGAAGCATTagaaagacaaagaaatgTTCAAACAAATGCGGTACTCGTGagaataatgaaatcaaagagaACCTCATCATTTGAAGAGTTGCAAGACGCTGCCACCAATGCACTGGCAAGTAAGTTTACTCTTCCAGAAAGTACTCTCAAGAGAAGCCTCAACTATTTGATAGAGAAGGAGTACATCCAACGAGACTCAGACGACAACAATACATATCACTACATTCCTTAG